The genomic stretch CGCGACGATTTGAACTACTTTTTCCTCCAGCAGCTTCTGGAGGCGGTTTCTCACGGTCGCCTCCGAGACCCCGAGGGTCCTGGCGATCCTGATGTTGGAAATTCTCCCGTCT from Deltaproteobacteria bacterium encodes the following:
- a CDS encoding AsnC family transcriptional regulator, which produces MTKPLDATDLRIIDLLQQDGRISNIRIARTLGVSEATVRNRLQKLLEEKVVQIVA